The DNA window GAAAGAGACGCCCCCTGCCTGGACAGGGGGCGTGGTGGTCAGGCGGCCTGGGCCGACTCGCGCAGGGTGCGGTTGAGCGCACTGAGCAGGGCGCGGAAGCTGGCGGTGGTGATGTTCTCGTCGATGCCGATGCCGTACAGCGAACGCCCGCCTTCCTGGCGAATCTCGATATAGGCCGCGGCCTTGGCATTGCTGCCGGCGCCGATGGCGTGCTCGTGGTAATCCATGATTTCCACCTTGACCGGCAGGGCGGCGACCAGGGCTTCCAGCGGCCCTTTGCCGATGCCGCTCCAGCGCTGGCTTTCACCCTGGCCGGCGATTTCCACGTCGACCGCGCTGGTGCCGTTCTCTTCCTGCAGGCGATGGCTCTTCAGCGCGTAAGGCGCATTGGCTTGCAGGTATTCCTTGTCGAGCAGGGCGTGGATCTGCGCGGCGGTCATTTCCAGGCCGAGGCGATCGGTTTCCTTCTGCACGACCTGGCTGAATTCGATCTGCAGGCGGCGCGGCAGGCTGATGCCGTACTCCTGCTCCAGCAGGAAGGTGATGCCGCCCTTGCCGGACTGGCTGTTGACGCGGATCACCGCCTCGTAGTCGCGGCCGATGTCGGCTGGGTCGATCGGCAGGTAAGGCACTTCCCACAGGGCATCCGCCTTCTGCTGGGAGAAGCCTTTGCGGATGGCGTCCTGGTGCGAGCCGGAGAAGGCGGTGTGTACCAGGTCGCCGACGTAGGGGTGACGCGGGTGCACCGGCAACTGGTTGCACTCCTCGACCACCTTGCGCACGGTGTCGATGTCGGAGAAGTCCAGTTGCGGGTTGACGCCCTGGGTGTAGAGGTTCAGGGCCAGGGTCACCAGGCAGACGTTGCCCGTGCGCTCGCCATTGCCGAACAGGCAACCTTCGACACGGTCGGCA is part of the Pseudomonas sp. ABC1 genome and encodes:
- the leuA gene encoding 2-isopropylmalate synthase, with the translated sequence MSMLKDPSKKYRSFTQIHIPDRTWPDKVIDQAPIWLSTDLRDGNQSLIEPMDAEKKMRFFKTLVQVGLKEIEVGFPSASQTDFDFVRELIEGGHIPDDVTIQVLTQARDDLIERTFESLKGARSAIVHYYNACAPSFRKIVFNQDKAGVKAIAVAAGKTIKRLADAAPETRWGFEYSPEVFSSTEVDFAVEVCNAVIDVFQPTQARKLILNLPATIECATPNNYADQIEWFGRHIDKRDSVLISVHTHNDRGTGVAASELAVMAGADRVEGCLFGNGERTGNVCLVTLALNLYTQGVNPQLDFSDIDTVRKVVEECNQLPVHPRHPYVGDLVHTAFSGSHQDAIRKGFSQQKADALWEVPYLPIDPADIGRDYEAVIRVNSQSGKGGITFLLEQEYGISLPRRLQIEFSQVVQKETDRLGLEMTAAQIHALLDKEYLQANAPYALKSHRLQEENGTSAVDVEIAGQGESQRWSGIGKGPLEALVAALPVKVEIMDYHEHAIGAGSNAKAAAYIEIRQEGGRSLYGIGIDENITTASFRALLSALNRTLRESAQAA